The following coding sequences lie in one Candidatus Nitrospira allomarina genomic window:
- the rpsO gene encoding 30S ribosomal protein S15: MGLTKEAKTAAIESHRIHDKDTGSSEVQISLLTNRITSLTEHFKTHKKDHHSRRGLLRMVSKRRKLLDYLRRRDEGKYQAVIAALGIRK; this comes from the coding sequence ATGGGTTTAACAAAAGAAGCAAAAACCGCGGCAATAGAATCGCATCGGATTCACGACAAGGATACGGGTTCGTCTGAAGTGCAGATTTCCTTGTTGACGAATAGAATTACAAGTTTGACCGAACATTTCAAGACACACAAAAAAGACCATCATTCCCGACGGGGCCTTTTGCGAATGGTGAGCAAGCGAAGAAAATTATTAGATTATTTGCGGCGTCGGGATGAGGGAAAATACCAAGCGGTGATTGCTGCACTGGGCATACGAAAATAA
- the pnp gene encoding polyribonucleotide nucleotidyltransferase has translation MIHFVEMEVGGRPLRLETGRMAKQADGAVLATYADTVVLATAVASKTLKADADFLPLTVNYQEKAYSAGKIPGGFFKREGAPSEKEVLTSRLIDRPIRPLMPEGYFYETQIIVSVLSIDQTMSSDVIGIVAASAALAVSDIPGSGLLAGVRIGRVNGQFVVNPDKKAQEESELNLVVAGTKDAVMMVEAGADGLSEDTMIDAIELAHREIKNIVAKIEELQAKAGKAKRVLQVEAIDPELEQAVRQVAAAPICEAMYIAAKSERQDRFGQILQEAIETVAGDDADRKAKVKKVFADLEYSEVRRMILEKKKRADGRGLSDIRPISSEAGILPRTHGSALFTRGETQALAVVTLGTSDDEQRIDALEGEYFRSFMLHYNFPPFSVGEAKMLRGPGRREVGHGKLAERALAAVLPTKEEFPYTIRLVSDILESNGSSSMATICGGALAMMDAGVPIKTPVAGIAMGLILEQGGVAILSDILGMEDHLGDMDFKVAGTRDGVTALQMDIKIAGITSDLMRQALAQAREGRLHILGKMDECLAVPRTGLAAYAPRITTIQIKQDKIRDLIGPGGKMIRSIIADCGVKVNVDDSGVVTIAAVDGESAQKAMDMVQRIVEEAEVGKIYLGTVRKIVDFGAFVEILPGMDGLVHISQLAPHRVASVTDEISEGEQILVKVLEIDRQGKIRLSRKDAMAEQTGKDQLTS, from the coding sequence ATGATTCATTTCGTTGAAATGGAAGTTGGTGGTCGCCCGCTTCGTTTGGAAACTGGTCGCATGGCAAAGCAAGCGGATGGTGCCGTGTTGGCAACCTATGCAGATACTGTGGTGCTAGCCACGGCGGTAGCCTCAAAGACCTTGAAGGCCGACGCCGATTTCTTGCCTCTGACCGTGAACTATCAAGAAAAGGCCTACTCAGCCGGGAAAATACCTGGCGGGTTTTTCAAGCGGGAAGGGGCCCCCAGCGAAAAAGAGGTGTTAACCAGCCGACTTATTGACCGTCCGATTCGGCCATTAATGCCGGAAGGGTACTTTTATGAGACCCAGATCATTGTATCAGTGCTTTCTATTGATCAGACCATGTCTTCGGACGTCATCGGCATTGTGGCCGCATCGGCAGCACTCGCCGTTTCTGATATTCCAGGGTCGGGGTTATTAGCAGGGGTACGAATTGGAAGAGTGAACGGTCAATTTGTGGTCAATCCCGATAAGAAGGCCCAGGAGGAAAGCGAGTTAAATCTCGTGGTGGCCGGAACGAAGGACGCCGTGATGATGGTCGAGGCTGGTGCAGACGGGCTTTCGGAAGACACAATGATTGATGCGATCGAACTGGCTCATCGTGAAATCAAAAATATTGTTGCCAAAATTGAAGAATTGCAAGCGAAGGCGGGCAAAGCCAAGCGGGTATTGCAGGTGGAAGCCATCGACCCTGAACTTGAGCAAGCCGTACGCCAAGTCGCAGCCGCTCCCATTTGTGAGGCCATGTATATTGCAGCTAAATCCGAACGCCAGGATCGGTTTGGCCAAATTCTTCAAGAAGCGATTGAGACCGTGGCCGGAGACGATGCCGATCGTAAAGCCAAGGTTAAAAAAGTCTTTGCAGATTTAGAATATTCCGAGGTCCGGAGAATGATCCTGGAAAAAAAGAAGAGAGCCGACGGCCGTGGTTTATCCGACATTCGTCCCATATCTTCTGAGGCAGGGATTCTTCCTCGGACTCATGGCTCTGCATTATTTACGAGGGGAGAAACCCAGGCATTGGCTGTCGTGACCTTGGGCACTTCAGACGATGAGCAACGGATTGATGCGTTGGAAGGGGAGTATTTCCGGTCATTTATGTTGCATTACAATTTCCCGCCTTTTAGTGTGGGTGAGGCGAAAATGCTTCGTGGTCCGGGTCGGCGTGAAGTCGGCCATGGCAAATTAGCCGAACGTGCGTTAGCAGCAGTGCTTCCCACCAAGGAAGAGTTCCCCTATACCATTCGACTTGTCTCGGATATTCTGGAATCAAACGGGTCCTCTTCAATGGCCACGATTTGTGGTGGAGCATTAGCCATGATGGACGCGGGAGTACCCATTAAAACGCCAGTGGCAGGAATCGCGATGGGGTTAATTTTAGAACAAGGTGGTGTCGCGATTCTTTCAGATATTTTAGGAATGGAAGACCATTTGGGCGATATGGATTTCAAAGTTGCAGGAACGCGAGATGGAGTCACAGCCCTGCAGATGGATATTAAGATTGCCGGAATAACCTCCGACCTGATGCGGCAGGCGTTGGCGCAGGCCCGTGAGGGGCGATTGCACATCCTTGGGAAAATGGATGAATGCTTGGCTGTTCCTCGTACCGGACTGGCAGCCTATGCGCCACGTATCACCACCATCCAGATCAAACAAGATAAAATTCGGGATCTCATTGGGCCCGGCGGCAAAATGATTCGTAGCATCATTGCCGATTGTGGAGTGAAAGTGAATGTCGATGATTCAGGAGTGGTTACGATTGCAGCCGTAGACGGGGAGTCGGCCCAAAAGGCAATGGATATGGTTCAGCGGATTGTTGAAGAAGCGGAGGTTGGAAAAATCTATCTCGGGACGGTGCGAAAGATTGTAGATTTTGGCGCCTTTGTGGAGATTCTCCCCGGTATGGATGGGCTGGTGCACATTTCGCAATTGGCCCCGCACCGTGTGGCATCGGTTACGGACGAAA